From the Geitlerinema sp. PCC 9228 genome, one window contains:
- a CDS encoding RNA-guided endonuclease TnpB family protein — protein sequence HSQVVIEDLNVSGMMANHKLAKVIADMGFHEARRQLAYKCRMYGSELIVADRWLASSKTCSSCGRKKESLSLSERTFHCEHCGTSIDRDLNASKNLANLAVRPTVSACEVVDADVATRKQEETLTSVNVC from the coding sequence CCACAGCCAAGTCGTTATTGAAGACCTGAACGTCTCTGGGATGATGGCCAATCACAAACTAGCCAAAGTTATTGCAGATATGGGTTTTCATGAAGCCCGCCGTCAACTGGCATATAAATGTCGGATGTATGGCTCTGAGCTAATCGTTGCAGACCGTTGGTTGGCATCGTCTAAGACTTGTTCTAGTTGCGGACGCAAGAAAGAATCGCTGTCCCTATCAGAACGGACGTTCCACTGCGAACATTGTGGAACATCCATTGACAGAGACTTAAATGCTAGTAAGAACTTAGCGAATTTGGCGGTGAGACCCACCGTGTCAGCCTGTGAAGTAGTTGACGCCGACGTTGCTACTAGGAAGCAGGAAGAAACCTTAACGTCTGTGAACGTTTGTTAG